A window of Bufo gargarizans isolate SCDJY-AF-19 chromosome 9, ASM1485885v1, whole genome shotgun sequence contains these coding sequences:
- the LOC122919439 gene encoding probable alpha-ketoglutarate-dependent hypophosphite dioxygenase, producing MKIDTNKMKDLYDTNGYLTSINVLDEMELHQAQKEHAKLEEKFGKEYTQYSLHNIHMQYEWVMSLATHPNLLEAITAVLGPNVILLDSRFICKYPSSEVPHKENTAPYVAWHQDIKYWGFEGGPVASVWLAFDDVDAENGVLQIIPGSHKQGILEHKIAEIPGNMLTANQEIPKHLVNVEDLVDCPLKAGEMSVHDGLTVHASEPNMSERRRCGFVIRYVPTTAYPIEDPERPRTFPATVLVAGTDEYNHFKDNAPNFFTKTF from the exons ATGAAGATTGACACTAACAAGATGAAGGACCTCTATGACACCAATGGCTATCTGACATCTATTAATGTATTAGATGAGATGGAATTGCACCAAGCCCAGAAGGAGCATGCAAAGCTGGAAGAAAAGTTTG GTAAAGAGTACACTCAGTACAGTCTACACAATATCCACATGCAGTATGAGTGGGTGATGAGTCTAGCAACCCATCCCAATCTACTGGAAGCAATCACAGCTGTCTTGGGTCCCAATGTCATTCTTCTGGACTCAAGATTTATCTGTAAATATCCCTCCTCTGAGGTTCCACACAAAGAAAATACTGCCCCTTATGTTGCCTGGCATCAGGATATCAA ATACTGGGGATTTGAGGGAGGTCCAGTGGCTTCCGTATGGCTGGCATTTGATGATGTTGATGCAGAAAATGGAGTCCTACAAATAATTCCAG GGAGTCATAAACAGGGTATACTGGAGCACAAAATTGCAGAGATTCCCGGGAACATGCTGACAGCAAACCAGGAGATTCCAAAGCACTTGGTGAATGTAGAAGATTTGGTTGATTGTCCACTGAAAGCTGGTGAAATGTCT GTGCATGATGGTCTTACTGTTCATGCCAGTGAACCCAACATGTCTGAGAGGAGAAGATGTGGATTTGTCATCCGCTATGTTCCTACCACAGCCTATCCTATTGAG GATCCAGAACGTCCTAGAACCTTTCCTGCAACTGTACTGGTGGCTGGAACAGATGAATATAACCATTTTAAAGACAACGCTCCTAATTTCTTCACCAAGACATTCTAA